GAAAAGCAGTTCGGCAAGGGCGCCATCATGCGCTTGGGCACCGACAGCGGCATCCTCGACCAGGGCGTCATCTCCACCGGCTCGATGTCGGTGGATTTGGCCCTCGGCGTCGGCGGCGTGCCCAGAGGCCGCGTCGTCGAGA
Above is a window of Deinococcota bacterium DNA encoding:
- a CDS encoding DNA recombination/repair protein RecA; the protein is MDEQRRKALDTTMHQIEKQFGKGAIMRLGTDSGILDQGVISTGSMSVDLALGVGGVPRGRVVE